One region of Streptococcus parasanguinis genomic DNA includes:
- a CDS encoding NADPH-dependent FMN reductase has protein sequence MIKLIAIVGTNSKRSTNRQLLQYMQKHFADKAEIELVEIKDIPVFNKPADKQVPEAVLDIVAKIEEADGVIIGTPEYDHSIPAVLMSALAWLSYGVFPLLNKPVMITGASYGTLGSSRAQLQLRQILNAPEIKATVLPDEFLLSHSLQAFDQNGDLVDLDVIQKLDAIFDDFRVFVKITDKLRNAQELLRKDAEEFDWENL, from the coding sequence ATGATAAAACTTATTGCGATTGTGGGGACTAACTCCAAACGTTCTACAAACCGTCAACTGCTTCAATACATGCAAAAACATTTTGCTGATAAGGCTGAGATCGAATTGGTCGAAATTAAAGATATCCCTGTCTTTAACAAACCAGCCGACAAACAAGTGCCTGAAGCTGTCTTGGATATTGTTGCAAAAATTGAAGAAGCTGATGGGGTCATTATTGGAACTCCAGAATACGACCACTCTATTCCAGCAGTCTTGATGAGTGCACTCGCTTGGCTCTCATATGGAGTCTTCCCATTGTTGAACAAACCGGTCATGATTACTGGGGCATCATACGGTACGTTGGGATCTTCACGCGCCCAACTCCAACTTCGCCAAATCTTAAATGCTCCAGAAATTAAAGCGACTGTTTTGCCAGATGAATTCTTGCTCTCTCATTCATTGCAAGCCTTTGATCAAAATGGAGACTTGGTGGATTTAGATGTCATTCAAAAATTAGATGCCATCTTTGATGATTTCCGTGTGTTTGTAAAAATCACAGACAAATTGCGCAACGCCCAAGAATTGCTTCGAAAAGATGCTGAAGAATTTGACTGGGAAAACTTGTAA
- the efeB gene encoding iron uptake transporter deferrochelatase/peroxidase subunit: MADEKFLDKKMDRREFLKKAGIGGAGLALGLSGASAFFANQDSSSKKAYDGDEDISFYGKHQAGITTAMQKACYLVVLDLHTTDKKEVIQLFKDWTDYSSKLVEGELVKKDGSNALLPPTDTGETVGLNPYRLSLTFGVSASFLKKLGLESKRPKLFRDLPPFPKEQLQDKYTGGDIVIQACADDEQVAFHAVRNLIRKGRNTITMKWSKSGFAAIGDRKETPRNLFGFKDGTANVTTEKDFDKVVWTDSKDWMKGGSYMALRLVQMHLETWDRTNLQEQENTFGRYKESGAPFGKTNEFDEVDLSKLPVDSHVRLAKEVDRPILRRSYSYSDGINEQTGQFDAGLIFIAFQKDPNSFVKIQTNLGAVDKMNEYITHIGSGLFACFAGVEKGGYLGQALFE; this comes from the coding sequence ATGGCTGACGAAAAATTTTTAGATAAAAAAATGGACCGTCGTGAATTTCTTAAAAAAGCAGGTATTGGAGGGGCTGGTCTAGCACTGGGCCTTTCTGGTGCATCTGCTTTTTTCGCTAATCAAGACAGTTCTAGTAAAAAAGCTTATGATGGGGATGAAGACATCTCCTTTTATGGCAAGCATCAAGCCGGGATTACGACGGCCATGCAGAAGGCTTGCTACTTGGTGGTGCTGGATCTTCACACGACGGACAAAAAAGAAGTTATCCAGCTTTTTAAAGACTGGACCGACTATAGTAGTAAATTAGTCGAAGGAGAATTGGTCAAAAAAGATGGTTCCAATGCCCTCTTGCCACCAACAGATACAGGTGAAACAGTGGGACTCAACCCCTATCGCTTGAGCCTGACGTTTGGGGTTTCAGCTTCCTTTCTAAAGAAACTGGGCTTGGAGTCCAAACGTCCCAAGCTCTTTCGTGATTTGCCTCCATTTCCAAAGGAGCAGTTGCAGGACAAATACACTGGTGGCGATATCGTCATTCAGGCCTGTGCCGACGATGAGCAAGTGGCCTTTCATGCGGTCCGAAATCTTATCCGCAAAGGTCGCAATACCATCACCATGAAGTGGAGCAAGTCCGGTTTTGCGGCTATTGGCGACCGAAAAGAAACACCGCGTAACCTCTTTGGCTTTAAAGATGGTACAGCAAATGTCACGACGGAGAAGGACTTTGATAAGGTCGTCTGGACTGACAGCAAGGACTGGATGAAGGGTGGTTCCTATATGGCTCTTCGCCTAGTCCAAATGCACTTGGAAACTTGGGACCGGACCAATTTGCAGGAACAGGAAAATACCTTTGGTCGCTACAAGGAGTCCGGTGCTCCCTTTGGTAAAACCAACGAATTTGATGAAGTAGATTTATCTAAACTACCAGTTGATTCACATGTCCGTTTGGCCAAAGAAGTCGATCGACCGATTTTACGGCGGTCATATTCCTATTCGGATGGCATCAATGAACAGACTGGGCAATTTGATGCCGGCTTGATCTTTATCGCCTTTCAAAAGGATCCGAACAGCTTTGTCAAAATCCAAACCAACTTGGGTGCAGTGGACAAAATGAATGAGTACATCACCCATATCGGAAGTGGACTCTTTGCTTGCTTTGCAGGCGTTGAGAAAGGAGGGTATCTTGGTCAAGCACTCTTTGAATAA
- a CDS encoding FAD:protein FMN transferase has translation MDLSSRSERLMGTTITVSICHPQANELLARCFELLRSYEHRFSANDASSELMEVNHQAGIAPVQVHPDLFELIALGTLHSQAQNSHLNIAIGPLVQTWRIGFSDARRPQQGEIDQALAKIDPHQIQLDPENHTVFLTRPGMKIDLGALAKGYSADCIATFLKSQGVTDALIDLGGNILTVGQHPIKQQPWRIGIQNPVEKRGQHLLVLSVKDKSIVTSGIYERHLEVDGQSFHHIFDSATGYPVETDLASITIISDRSVDGEIWTTRLFGESPTSILNTVESLPGIDTLLVSQSGKIAYTSGLQSYL, from the coding sequence GTGGACCTAAGTAGTCGATCCGAACGTTTGATGGGAACGACCATCACTGTTTCGATCTGTCACCCACAAGCGAATGAACTCTTAGCCCGCTGCTTTGAACTTCTTCGCTCCTACGAACATCGCTTCAGTGCTAATGATGCAAGTTCTGAACTCATGGAGGTCAATCACCAAGCTGGTATTGCTCCTGTCCAAGTACATCCAGATCTTTTTGAACTGATTGCATTAGGAACCTTGCATAGTCAAGCTCAGAACAGCCATTTAAACATCGCCATTGGTCCTCTTGTACAGACCTGGCGAATTGGATTTTCAGATGCTAGACGTCCCCAGCAAGGGGAAATTGATCAAGCTCTGGCCAAGATCGATCCTCACCAAATTCAGCTCGACCCAGAAAACCATACGGTCTTTCTGACACGTCCTGGAATGAAGATTGATTTGGGAGCCTTGGCTAAGGGCTATAGTGCGGACTGTATTGCAACCTTTTTAAAGAGTCAGGGAGTAACAGATGCCTTGATCGATCTTGGAGGAAATATCCTCACTGTCGGTCAACACCCTATCAAACAACAGCCTTGGCGGATTGGCATTCAAAATCCAGTCGAAAAAAGGGGTCAGCACCTACTGGTCCTCTCTGTCAAGGATAAATCTATTGTCACCTCTGGCATCTACGAGCGTCATTTAGAAGTGGACGGCCAGTCGTTTCACCACATTTTTGATAGCGCGACGGGCTATCCGGTCGAGACAGACTTAGCCAGTATCACCATCATATCTGATCGATCCGTAGACGGGGAGATATGGACTACCCGCTTGTTCGGGGAATCTCCTACTTCTATCCTCAACACTGTTGAATCACTTCCTGGTATAGATACCTTATTGGTTTCTCAATCAGGCAAGATCGCCTATACAAGTGGGCTTCAATCTTATTTATAA
- a CDS encoding ClC family H(+)/Cl(-) exchange transporter yields MSAKEEALKKEFHFASSSIVAHIVRGVLVGIVVGCIVSSFRFLIEHIFHFVQGVYKEMSGQPLYLLAMLLGYGVIVLIAGRLIRTNRDIKGSGIPQVEAELKGLLAVSWWDTLWKKYILGVLAIGSGLMLGREGPSIQLGAMGGKGVAHHLKVSPVEERSLIASGAAAGLAAAFNAPIAGLLFVVEEVYHHFSRFFWISTLAASLTANFISLNVFGQTPVLHMPQNIPPLHLSQYWIYLFLGVFLGAAGYVYEIVVLNIGRLYRLLEKIFHVPSHYSSLFAFVLILPIGYFLPQILGGGNQLVLDLARVPYPVLTILLYFAIRFIWSMLSYGSGLPGGIFLPILALGSLLGVIVGTFLQNIGFISQNQLPLFIILGMSGYFGAISKAPLTAMILVTEMVGDIRSLMPLGMVTLLAYMIMDLFHGAPVYEAMLEQLLPDKAQEEGELTLIEIPVSEKIAGKQVHELHLPQDILITTQMRSGKSYTVNGATRLYLGDSIFVVVKESEIGQVKDILL; encoded by the coding sequence ATGTCTGCTAAAGAAGAAGCCTTAAAAAAGGAATTTCATTTTGCCTCTAGTTCGATTGTGGCCCATATTGTCAGAGGTGTTCTGGTTGGGATCGTTGTGGGCTGCATCGTCTCAAGTTTTCGTTTTTTGATCGAACATATTTTTCATTTTGTTCAAGGCGTTTACAAGGAGATGTCTGGTCAACCACTTTATTTGCTGGCGATGCTGTTGGGGTATGGGGTGATCGTACTGATTGCTGGTCGCCTCATTCGCACCAATCGGGATATCAAGGGATCAGGAATTCCGCAAGTCGAAGCGGAACTCAAGGGCCTCTTGGCGGTGAGCTGGTGGGATACCTTGTGGAAGAAGTATATTCTAGGTGTCTTGGCCATCGGAAGTGGTTTGATGCTTGGTCGTGAAGGTCCTAGTATTCAATTAGGAGCAATGGGTGGAAAAGGAGTGGCCCATCATTTGAAGGTCAGTCCGGTTGAGGAGCGATCTTTGATTGCAAGTGGGGCTGCTGCTGGTCTTGCCGCTGCCTTTAATGCACCTATAGCGGGGCTTTTATTTGTGGTTGAAGAGGTCTACCATCATTTTTCACGTTTCTTTTGGATTTCGACCTTGGCTGCTAGTTTAACTGCTAATTTTATTTCACTCAATGTCTTTGGTCAAACACCAGTGCTTCATATGCCACAAAATATTCCGCCACTCCATCTGTCTCAGTACTGGATTTATCTTTTTCTTGGAGTCTTTTTAGGGGCAGCAGGTTATGTCTACGAAATAGTGGTGCTCAATATCGGTCGCCTGTATCGTTTGCTAGAGAAGATTTTCCATGTTCCTTCTCATTATTCTTCCTTATTTGCCTTTGTCTTGATTCTTCCAATCGGCTATTTCCTTCCCCAAATTCTTGGTGGTGGGAATCAATTGGTCTTGGATTTGGCTCGAGTACCGTATCCAGTGCTGACCATCCTTCTCTATTTTGCAATCCGTTTCATCTGGAGTATGTTGAGCTATGGTAGTGGCTTGCCAGGTGGCATCTTCCTGCCCATATTAGCATTAGGATCTCTTTTAGGAGTCATCGTTGGAACCTTCCTCCAAAACATTGGCTTTATCTCTCAAAACCAGCTACCTCTTTTCATTATTTTAGGCATGAGTGGGTATTTTGGGGCTATTTCAAAAGCGCCATTAACGGCTATGATCTTGGTAACAGAGATGGTCGGTGATATTCGCAGTTTAATGCCCCTAGGCATGGTGACCTTGCTAGCTTATATGATCATGGATCTCTTCCATGGAGCGCCAGTCTATGAAGCCATGCTCGAGCAATTGTTGCCGGATAAGGCGCAAGAAGAAGGAGAGTTGACTTTAATTGAGATCCCTGTATCAGAAAAGATCGCAGGAAAGCAAGTCCATGAACTGCACCTCCCTCAAGATATCTTGATCACCACGCAAATGCGAAGTGGTAAGAGCTATACGGTCAATGGTGCAACCCGCTTGTATCTAGGTGATAGTATCTTTGTGGTGGTTAAAGAATCTGAAATCGGACAGGTCAAAGATATTCTTTTGTAA
- the nox gene encoding H2O-forming NADH oxidase has product MSKIVVVGANHAGTACINTMLDNFGNENEIVVFDQNSNISFLGCGMALWIGEQIDGPEGLFYSDKEKLEAKGAKVYMNSPVLSIDYDNKVVTAEVDGKEHKESYEKLIFATGSTPIIPPIKGVEIVPGNREFKATLENLQFVKLYQNAEEVIEKLKDNSKHLNRIAVVGGGYIGVELAEAFERLGKDVVLVDIVDTVLNGYYDKDFTDIMAKNLEDHNIRLALGQTVQAVEGDGKVERLVTDKETFDVDMVILAVGFRPNTALADGKIELFRNGAFLVDKKQETSLPGVYAVGDCATIFDNARNEMSYIALASNAVRSGIVGAYNATGHELEGIGVQGSNGISIYGLHMVSTGLTLEKAKAAGFNATETGFNDLQKPEFIKHDNYEVGIKIVYDKDTRQILGAQMVSRDSAISMAIHMFSLAIQEHVTIDKLALTDLFFLPHFNKPYNYITMAALTAE; this is encoded by the coding sequence ATGAGTAAAATCGTTGTTGTAGGGGCTAACCATGCCGGAACAGCTTGTATTAACACTATGTTAGATAATTTCGGAAATGAAAATGAAATTGTAGTTTTTGACCAAAACTCAAACATTTCATTCCTTGGATGTGGAATGGCACTTTGGATCGGTGAACAAATCGATGGTCCTGAAGGTCTTTTCTACTCTGACAAAGAAAAATTGGAAGCAAAAGGTGCAAAAGTCTACATGAACTCTCCTGTTCTTTCAATTGACTATGACAACAAAGTGGTGACTGCAGAAGTTGATGGAAAAGAACACAAAGAATCTTACGAAAAATTGATCTTTGCGACTGGATCAACACCAATCATTCCTCCAATTAAAGGAGTTGAAATCGTACCTGGTAACCGCGAATTCAAAGCAACACTTGAAAATCTTCAATTCGTTAAATTGTACCAAAATGCTGAAGAAGTCATCGAAAAATTGAAAGACAACAGCAAACACTTGAACCGTATCGCCGTAGTTGGTGGTGGTTACATCGGTGTTGAACTTGCTGAAGCTTTCGAACGTCTTGGTAAAGATGTTGTCTTGGTGGATATCGTGGACACTGTCTTGAATGGTTACTACGACAAAGACTTCACTGACATCATGGCGAAAAACTTGGAAGACCACAACATCCGTTTGGCACTTGGACAAACAGTTCAAGCGGTTGAAGGAGATGGTAAGGTGGAACGCCTTGTAACCGATAAAGAAACCTTCGATGTAGATATGGTTATCTTGGCTGTTGGTTTCCGTCCTAATACAGCTCTTGCTGATGGTAAGATCGAACTCTTCCGCAACGGTGCTTTCCTTGTTGATAAGAAACAAGAAACTTCACTTCCAGGTGTCTACGCAGTTGGTGACTGTGCGACTATCTTCGATAACGCTCGTAACGAAATGAGCTACATCGCTCTTGCATCTAATGCGGTTCGTTCAGGTATTGTCGGTGCCTACAATGCAACTGGTCATGAATTAGAAGGAATCGGTGTTCAAGGTTCTAACGGTATCTCTATCTACGGCCTTCACATGGTTTCAACTGGTTTGACTCTTGAAAAAGCGAAAGCTGCAGGCTTCAATGCCACTGAAACTGGCTTTAACGACCTTCAAAAACCTGAATTTATCAAACACGATAACTATGAGGTTGGTATCAAGATCGTCTACGATAAAGACACTCGTCAAATCCTTGGAGCTCAAATGGTATCACGTGATAGCGCTATCTCAATGGCTATCCACATGTTCTCACTTGCGATTCAAGAACACGTGACGATTGATAAGTTGGCTTTGACGGACTTGTTCTTCTTGCCACACTTCAACAAACCTTACAACTACATCACAATGGCAGCTTTAACTGCTGAATAA
- the efeO gene encoding iron uptake system protein EfeO, with protein sequence MKKYSLLLLSVALLAGCANSTSKQSSQKTQTSSTVQLSKADQKTLDNATAEYKDFVEMQIDQLLKDTEGFRDTLKAGNLEEAKKQYPLIRMAYERSEPIAETFGESDVKIDYRLVDYVDENKSEEGWSGFHRIERILWENNTTDGTDKYADQLVNDIKELKAKIATVDVTPDVMLTGAVDLLNEVATQKITGEEEVFSHTDLYDFRANIEGAEKIFSLFKPLIEKKDAKLVKTLEAEFKNVNDLLDKHMTDETNYKSYTDLTKEDTKELAEAVTKLGEPLSQMGVILDGK encoded by the coding sequence ATGAAAAAATATAGTCTACTCTTATTGAGTGTTGCTCTTTTAGCAGGGTGTGCGAATTCTACTAGCAAACAGTCGAGTCAAAAGACGCAAACCAGCTCAACGGTGCAGTTGTCAAAGGCTGACCAGAAGACCTTGGACAATGCAACAGCTGAATACAAAGACTTTGTCGAAATGCAAATCGACCAATTGCTCAAGGATACAGAAGGTTTCCGAGATACCCTAAAAGCTGGGAATTTGGAAGAAGCTAAAAAACAATATCCCTTGATCCGCATGGCCTATGAACGCTCAGAACCGATTGCTGAAACCTTTGGGGAGTCTGATGTGAAGATTGACTATCGTTTGGTGGACTATGTGGATGAAAATAAATCAGAAGAAGGCTGGTCTGGCTTCCACCGGATTGAACGCATCCTTTGGGAAAACAATACCACAGATGGCACTGACAAATATGCAGACCAACTGGTAAACGATATCAAGGAGTTGAAAGCTAAGATCGCAACCGTTGATGTGACTCCTGATGTGATGCTAACTGGGGCTGTTGATCTGCTCAATGAAGTGGCAACGCAAAAGATCACGGGTGAAGAAGAAGTCTTCTCTCATACAGATCTGTACGACTTCCGTGCCAATATTGAAGGAGCTGAAAAGATTTTCTCACTCTTTAAACCTTTGATTGAGAAAAAAGATGCCAAGTTGGTTAAAACCTTGGAAGCAGAATTCAAAAATGTCAATGATTTATTGGACAAACACATGACTGATGAAACAAATTACAAGTCATACACAGATTTGACCAAGGAAGATACCAAGGAATTGGCTGAAGCGGTGACCAAACTTGGTGAACCTTTGTCTCAAATGGGTGTGATTTTAGATGGGAAATAA
- the ccdA2 gene encoding thiol-disulfide oxidoreductase-associated membrane protein CcdA2, with protein MNPIVFSLTVFLAGILSFFSPCVFPLLPVYIGILLGSDQEKAIQLFGKKIRWHGLLKTLCFIAGISVIFLLIGFGAGLLGKIMYTNWFRYLMGALIIILGLHQMEVFHFHFLEKQKSVDFGANKQKNELFSAFLLGLGFSFGWTPCIGPVLGSVLALAASDGQDVLMGAIYLLVYTLGMALPFLLLALASSLVLPYFNRLKPHLLLLKKIGGAIIILMGILLLLGQLNSLSSIFS; from the coding sequence ATGAATCCAATCGTTTTTTCATTGACAGTTTTTCTTGCGGGTATTCTGTCTTTCTTTTCTCCCTGTGTCTTTCCTTTGCTTCCGGTTTATATTGGAATCTTACTAGGAAGTGATCAGGAAAAGGCTATCCAATTGTTCGGGAAAAAAATTCGCTGGCATGGCTTGCTGAAAACCCTTTGTTTTATTGCAGGTATTTCTGTTATTTTCCTCCTCATTGGTTTTGGAGCGGGCTTGCTTGGAAAGATCATGTACACCAATTGGTTCCGTTATCTGATGGGAGCCCTCATCATTATCCTTGGTCTTCATCAAATGGAAGTCTTTCATTTTCATTTCCTTGAAAAGCAAAAATCAGTAGATTTTGGAGCCAACAAACAGAAGAATGAATTGTTTTCAGCTTTTCTCCTTGGTCTTGGCTTTAGTTTTGGTTGGACGCCTTGTATTGGTCCAGTATTAGGATCAGTTCTTGCTTTAGCAGCATCAGATGGGCAAGATGTTCTTATGGGAGCTATTTATCTCCTTGTTTATACCTTGGGAATGGCCCTTCCGTTTTTACTGTTGGCCTTAGCATCTAGTCTGGTCCTACCTTACTTTAATCGTCTCAAACCCCATTTGTTATTGCTGAAGAAAATCGGCGGAGCTATCATTATTCTGATGGGAATTCTCTTACTTTTGGGACAATTGAACAGTTTGTCATCTATCTTTTCATAA
- a CDS encoding NAD(P)H-dependent oxidoreductase encodes MKFVGLVGSNYDQSYNRKLLEFIRRQFKIKFELEVLEIDEVPMFNQDEKWDESFQLRLLYNKITRADGVIIATPEHNHTISAALKSVLEWLSFEVHPFENKPVMIVGASYYDQGTSRAQVHLRKILDAPGVNAYTLPGNEFLLGKAKEAFDENGNIINEGTVKFLETCLDNFMKYVEVVSKLKKPKPIEPEDLDCNHPIATTVTEVDPDDPDWVEKVAEITGAVSGDTYVKLDHGILTVNQIDMFLKAMPFELTYADDNNQFLYYNNAHQDPDTMFAKRVPPQSGSRMSTVHGSLPPARMKNVEWVIGTLRNGNQDYVRTIVPGSPEGVINTHNYQAMYYEDGSYAGINEIVFNFKPWLDWYLQTTGQRLVGGSGPFAPAGGHGSADATSGASDAGGHGDGGHGDADATSGASN; translated from the coding sequence ATGAAATTTGTTGGACTTGTAGGATCGAACTACGATCAATCATATAACCGTAAACTTTTGGAATTCATTCGCCGCCAATTTAAAATCAAATTTGAATTGGAAGTTCTTGAAATCGACGAAGTTCCAATGTTTAACCAAGATGAAAAATGGGACGAAAGTTTCCAATTGCGTCTTTTATATAACAAAATCACTCGTGCAGATGGTGTTATCATTGCCACTCCAGAGCACAACCATACGATCTCTGCTGCTCTCAAGTCTGTTCTTGAATGGCTATCTTTCGAGGTGCATCCATTTGAAAACAAACCGGTTATGATCGTCGGTGCTTCTTACTATGATCAAGGGACTTCACGTGCACAAGTTCACCTCCGTAAGATCCTCGATGCCCCAGGTGTCAATGCTTATACCCTTCCAGGAAATGAATTCCTTCTTGGAAAAGCAAAAGAAGCTTTTGACGAAAACGGCAATATCATCAACGAGGGAACCGTCAAATTCCTTGAAACCTGCTTGGATAATTTTATGAAATACGTTGAGGTTGTATCGAAATTGAAAAAACCAAAACCAATTGAACCAGAAGACTTGGATTGTAATCATCCAATCGCTACAACTGTTACTGAAGTCGATCCTGACGATCCAGATTGGGTAGAAAAAGTAGCTGAAATCACCGGTGCCGTTTCTGGCGATACCTATGTCAAACTCGACCACGGTATCCTAACCGTTAACCAAATTGATATGTTCTTGAAGGCTATGCCATTTGAATTGACTTATGCCGATGATAACAACCAATTCCTCTACTACAACAATGCCCATCAGGATCCAGATACCATGTTTGCTAAACGCGTGCCACCTCAATCAGGAAGCCGGATGTCAACCGTTCATGGCTCTCTTCCACCAGCACGTATGAAAAACGTGGAATGGGTGATTGGTACCCTTCGTAACGGTAACCAAGACTATGTTCGGACTATTGTTCCAGGATCTCCAGAAGGCGTGATCAATACTCACAACTACCAAGCTATGTACTATGAAGATGGTTCTTACGCTGGTATTAACGAGATTGTCTTCAACTTCAAACCATGGTTAGACTGGTACCTACAAACAACCGGTCAACGTCTAGTTGGCGGAAGCGGTCCATTTGCTCCTGCTGGTGGACACGGTAGTGCAGATGCAACTTCTGGTGCTTCTGATGCTGGAGGACATGGTGACGGAGGCCACGGAGATGCCGATGCCACTTCTGGTGCAAGCAACTAA
- a CDS encoding TlpA family protein disulfide reductase yields the protein MKGIKYACFSVLSLALLSACSMNQSSESSMDNQPTMNTTTNKNALVGKDASDFELKDMKGNTVKLSDYKGKKVYLKFWATWCGPCRQSMPELEKLVKDTDRDFEILTIMAPGLQGEKTEEEFVKWFDQQDYKSVPVLYNPDGSAFADYQVRSIPTEVFIDSHGKIGHVQLGAISNKEAKKIIKELQ from the coding sequence ATGAAAGGTATTAAATACGCTTGTTTCTCAGTTCTTTCTTTAGCTTTGCTGTCAGCTTGTTCCATGAATCAATCCAGTGAGAGTAGTATGGACAATCAGCCAACAATGAATACAACAACGAATAAGAATGCTTTGGTAGGAAAAGACGCTAGTGACTTTGAACTAAAGGATATGAAGGGGAATACGGTTAAACTTTCAGACTACAAAGGGAAGAAGGTTTATTTGAAATTTTGGGCAACCTGGTGTGGCCCTTGCCGACAAAGTATGCCTGAACTAGAGAAATTGGTCAAGGATACGGATAGAGACTTTGAAATTCTGACCATTATGGCACCAGGACTCCAAGGTGAAAAAACAGAAGAAGAATTCGTTAAATGGTTTGATCAACAAGATTATAAATCCGTACCGGTCTTGTACAATCCAGACGGTTCTGCATTTGCAGATTATCAGGTTCGCTCTATTCCTACAGAAGTCTTTATAGACAGTCATGGGAAAATTGGACATGTCCAATTAGGGGCTATTTCAAACAAAGAGGCTAAGAAGATCATCAAGGAGTTACAATAA